One part of the Micrococcus sp. 2A genome encodes these proteins:
- a CDS encoding PhoH family protein — protein MTVPAVLPPDSAEESVQFETADLMVRAFGPQDALLRILGGVFPAVGLSVRDQRLDLSGPAPDVAAVRRVVEDLRSIARRDAAVTPEVMEQVVNLVRGGRVGAGVLHLDSILSGRGRTIRAKTLHQQDYVEAIDRSTVVFGLGPAGTGKTYLAMAKAVQALQAKEVTRIILTRPAVEAGERLGFLPGGLNEKIDPYLRPLYDALHDMIEPESIPRLMESGVIEVAPLAYMRGRTLNDAFVILDEAQNTTGEQMKMFLTRLGFGARMVITGDTSQVDLPRGVTSGLAEAVDVLEGVDGIEMVRFDSSDVVRHALVSAIVDAYDHQAAADARTTTKGRRGRGH, from the coding sequence GTGACCGTTCCCGCCGTCCTCCCCCCGGACTCCGCAGAGGAGTCCGTCCAGTTCGAGACCGCCGACCTCATGGTCCGCGCCTTCGGTCCCCAGGACGCTCTGCTGCGCATCCTCGGCGGCGTGTTCCCGGCGGTGGGCCTGTCCGTGCGGGACCAGCGGCTCGACCTCTCCGGTCCCGCGCCGGACGTCGCCGCAGTGCGCCGCGTCGTGGAGGACCTGCGCTCCATCGCACGCCGTGACGCCGCCGTCACCCCCGAGGTGATGGAGCAGGTGGTGAACCTCGTCCGCGGAGGCCGCGTGGGCGCCGGCGTCCTGCACCTGGACTCGATCCTCTCCGGCCGCGGCCGCACGATCCGCGCCAAGACGCTCCACCAGCAGGACTACGTCGAGGCGATCGACCGCTCCACCGTGGTGTTCGGGCTCGGCCCGGCCGGCACCGGCAAGACCTACCTGGCCATGGCCAAGGCCGTGCAGGCCCTCCAGGCCAAGGAGGTCACGCGGATCATCCTGACCCGCCCGGCCGTCGAGGCCGGGGAGCGGCTCGGCTTCCTGCCGGGCGGACTCAACGAGAAGATCGACCCCTACCTGCGCCCGCTCTACGACGCGCTGCACGACATGATCGAGCCGGAGTCGATTCCGCGGCTCATGGAGTCCGGCGTGATCGAGGTGGCCCCGCTGGCGTACATGCGCGGCCGCACCCTGAACGACGCGTTCGTGATCCTCGACGAGGCGCAGAACACCACGGGCGAGCAGATGAAGATGTTCCTCACCCGCCTGGGCTTCGGCGCCCGGATGGTGATCACGGGGGACACCTCCCAGGTGGACCTGCCCCGGGGTGTCACCTCCGGCCTGGCCGAGGCCGTGGACGTGCTCGAGGGGGTGGACGGGATCGAGATGGTCCGGTTCGACTCCTCCGACGTCGTGCGCCACGCCCTCGTCAGCGCGATCGTGGACGCCTACGACCACCAGGCAGCCGCCGACGCGCGGACCACGACGAAGGGACGCCGCGGCCGTGGCCATTGA
- a CDS encoding hemolysin family protein, with protein MFTPVALAALFVVFIAFTWVLALADSALTYISRREAEEVLREHPRSRILEVTAERDAHLGALRVWRFITEALGAVCLTAAAVWVLEGVWAAVGVAALVLVATAALLGVWSPRPIGSRNETAVARRTAGLVWGLRRALGPIGTRLGQDRRRGDDEVNEEDDFEERHLREVVARAHDADVLADSEAELIQSVFSMNDTIVRSVMVPRTDVVTIDDDHTLAQSMDLFLRSGCSRVPVIGEDADDVRGMLYLKDVTRALHHEGAASGDPVTGWMRDVRFVPDSKSVAGLLQELQRESTHVAIVVDEYGGTAGLVTLEDLIEEIVGEIYDEDDLPDRPEVEVIEPGVYSVDARMGIGDFREEFDLPEPEDHEDDDVDTVGGLLAKELGRVPIRGSQVTVQGLVIVAAALEPRRNRVDRLRVIETEDRPPRVRRRDEEPHGSTAVDPTAH; from the coding sequence ATGTTCACCCCCGTCGCACTCGCCGCGCTCTTCGTCGTCTTCATCGCCTTCACGTGGGTGCTCGCCCTCGCCGACTCCGCCCTCACGTACATCTCGCGCCGCGAGGCCGAGGAGGTCCTCCGCGAGCATCCCCGGTCCCGCATCCTCGAGGTGACGGCGGAACGGGACGCGCACCTCGGCGCCCTGCGCGTGTGGCGGTTCATCACCGAGGCGCTCGGCGCCGTGTGCCTGACGGCCGCTGCCGTGTGGGTGCTGGAGGGCGTGTGGGCCGCCGTCGGGGTGGCCGCCCTCGTGCTCGTGGCGACGGCCGCCCTGCTGGGCGTGTGGAGCCCGCGGCCGATCGGCTCCCGCAACGAGACCGCCGTCGCCCGCCGCACCGCAGGCCTCGTGTGGGGTCTGCGGCGCGCCCTCGGTCCGATCGGCACGCGGCTCGGCCAGGACCGCCGCCGGGGGGACGACGAGGTGAATGAGGAGGACGACTTCGAGGAGCGTCACCTCCGGGAAGTCGTGGCGCGCGCTCACGACGCGGACGTGCTGGCCGACTCCGAGGCCGAGCTCATCCAGTCGGTGTTCTCCATGAACGACACCATCGTCCGCTCCGTCATGGTGCCGCGCACCGACGTCGTCACGATCGACGACGACCACACCCTCGCCCAGTCCATGGACCTCTTCCTGCGCTCGGGCTGCTCCCGCGTGCCGGTGATCGGCGAGGACGCCGACGACGTGCGGGGCATGCTCTACCTCAAGGACGTCACCCGGGCCCTGCATCACGAGGGCGCGGCCTCGGGCGATCCCGTGACCGGATGGATGCGGGACGTGCGCTTCGTCCCGGACTCCAAGTCGGTGGCCGGCCTGCTGCAGGAGCTGCAGCGCGAGTCGACACATGTGGCCATCGTGGTGGACGAGTACGGCGGCACCGCCGGGCTCGTGACCCTGGAGGACCTCATCGAGGAGATCGTCGGCGAGATCTACGACGAGGACGACCTCCCGGACCGCCCCGAGGTCGAGGTGATCGAGCCCGGCGTGTACTCGGTGGACGCCCGCATGGGCATCGGGGACTTCCGCGAGGAGTTCGACCTCCCCGAGCCGGAGGATCACGAGGACGACGACGTCGACACCGTGGGCGGCCTCCTGGCCAAGGAGCTCGGCCGCGTGCCGATCCGCGGCTCCCAGGTCACCGTCCAGGGTCTCGTCATCGTCGCCGCCGCGCTCGAGCCGCGCCGCAACCGCGTGGACCGGCTGCGCGTGATCGAGACCGAGGACCGCCCCCCGCGTGTACGTCGCCGTGACGAGGAGCCGCACGGCTCCACCGCGGTGGACCCTACCGCCCACTGA
- the leuA gene encoding 2-isopropylmalate synthase codes for MRNLQQPSGMKHGKYVPYHEQIQVHLPDRTWPDKVITEAPRWCAVDLRDGNQALIDPMGPDRKLRMFQLLVQMGYKEIEVGFPSASQTDYDFVRRLIEGDHIPDDVTIQVLTQAREHLIERTFESLEGADRAIVHLYNSTSVLQRRVVFRQDEDGIVDIATSGARLVKKFEEQLSGTEITYEYSPESYTGTELEFARRISDEVATVLEVSTDRKMILNLPATVEMATPNVYADSIEWMHRNLEHRDAVILSLHPHNDRGTGVAAAELGYLAGADRIEGCLFGNGERTGNVDLVTLGMNLFSQGIDPMIDFSDMDHVRRTVEYCNQLPVPERAPWGGDLVFTAFSGSHQDAIKKGFEDMERRAAEAGTHVDELEWGVPYLPIDPRDIGRSYEAVIRVNSQSGKGGVAYLLKSEHKLDLPRRAQIEFSHVIQELADAQGGEVSGADLWKVFQDEYLPAEDAADRWGRYRIGSVESASDEDGGFRMTVELAVDGRVETRTATGNGPIDAFLAILAQDGTDVRVLDYTEHALSEGGSAMAAAYVEAAVGDRVLWGVGLDHNTTTASLKALVSAVNRAMRA; via the coding sequence ATGCGCAATCTGCAGCAGCCCTCGGGCATGAAGCACGGCAAGTACGTGCCGTACCACGAGCAGATCCAGGTGCACCTGCCGGACCGCACGTGGCCGGACAAGGTCATCACCGAGGCGCCCCGCTGGTGCGCCGTGGACCTGCGTGACGGCAACCAGGCGCTCATCGACCCCATGGGCCCGGACCGCAAGCTGCGGATGTTCCAGCTTCTCGTGCAGATGGGCTACAAGGAGATCGAGGTCGGCTTCCCCTCCGCGTCCCAGACCGACTACGACTTCGTGCGCCGCCTGATCGAGGGCGACCACATCCCGGATGACGTCACCATCCAGGTCCTCACGCAGGCCCGCGAGCACCTGATCGAGCGCACCTTCGAGTCGCTCGAAGGTGCCGACCGGGCCATCGTGCACCTCTACAACTCCACCTCCGTGCTGCAGCGGCGCGTCGTCTTCCGCCAGGACGAGGACGGCATCGTGGACATCGCCACCTCCGGCGCCCGCCTGGTGAAGAAGTTCGAGGAGCAGCTCTCCGGCACCGAGATCACCTACGAGTACTCGCCGGAGTCGTACACGGGCACCGAGCTGGAGTTCGCCCGGCGCATCTCGGACGAGGTCGCCACCGTCCTCGAGGTGTCCACGGATCGCAAGATGATCCTCAACCTGCCCGCCACCGTGGAGATGGCCACCCCCAACGTGTACGCGGACTCCATCGAGTGGATGCACCGGAATCTCGAGCACCGGGACGCCGTCATCCTCTCCCTGCACCCCCACAACGACCGCGGAACCGGCGTCGCCGCCGCCGAGCTGGGCTACCTGGCCGGCGCGGACCGGATCGAGGGCTGCCTCTTCGGCAACGGCGAGCGCACGGGCAACGTGGACCTCGTGACCCTGGGCATGAACCTCTTCTCCCAGGGGATCGACCCGATGATCGACTTCTCGGACATGGACCACGTCCGCCGCACCGTGGAGTACTGCAACCAGCTCCCCGTCCCCGAGCGTGCCCCCTGGGGCGGCGACCTCGTGTTCACCGCCTTCTCCGGCTCCCACCAGGACGCCATCAAGAAGGGCTTCGAGGACATGGAGCGCCGCGCCGCCGAGGCCGGGACCCACGTGGACGAGCTCGAGTGGGGCGTCCCGTACCTGCCGATCGACCCGCGGGACATCGGCCGCTCCTACGAGGCCGTGATCCGCGTGAACTCGCAGTCCGGCAAGGGCGGCGTGGCCTACCTGCTCAAGTCCGAGCACAAGCTGGACCTGCCGCGCCGGGCGCAGATCGAGTTCTCCCACGTCATCCAGGAGCTCGCCGACGCCCAGGGCGGCGAGGTCTCGGGCGCCGACCTCTGGAAGGTCTTCCAGGACGAGTACCTGCCCGCCGAGGACGCCGCGGACCGCTGGGGCCGCTACCGGATCGGCTCCGTGGAGTCCGCCTCGGACGAGGACGGCGGCTTCCGCATGACCGTCGAGCTCGCCGTCGACGGCCGGGTGGAGACCCGCACTGCCACGGGCAACGGCCCGATCGACGCCTTCCTCGCCATCCTCGCCCAGGACGGCACGGACGTCCGGGTGCTCGACTACACCGAGCACGCCCTCTCCGAAGGCGGTTCCGCCATGGCCGCCGCGTACGTCGAGGCGGCGGTCGGCGACCGCGTCCTGTGGGGCGTCGGCCTGGACCACAACACGACGACGGCCTCCCTCAAGGCCCTCGTCTCGGCGGTCAACCGCGCCATGCGGGCATGA
- the recO gene encoding DNA repair protein RecO, with translation MTGSTRRSSGARHGGFAANSYRTEAIVLRTRDLGEADRIVEALTPEHGIVRAVAKGVRKASSRFGSVVEPFMHSTLQVARGRGELQTITQAQLLHPYGSALAADYDAFTAAAALAETVQRIAAVDDVGRAAQYRLFHGAVAALARRAHAPRMILHSFVLRSLAQAGWAPSFSACARCGRPGPHAAVNVGLGGAVCQHCRPPGSTHPAPETLALLGALAQGDWEVVDAAGEAAQREAAGIVSAYLQYHAERRLVSLSVLDQGITGPTPPGPARSPAERSA, from the coding sequence GTGACCGGCTCCACCCGGCGCTCCTCGGGGGCGCGGCACGGCGGCTTCGCGGCGAACTCGTATCGCACCGAGGCCATCGTGCTGCGCACCCGGGACCTGGGGGAGGCCGACCGGATCGTCGAGGCCCTCACCCCCGAGCACGGGATCGTGCGCGCCGTCGCCAAGGGCGTGCGGAAGGCGTCGTCGCGCTTCGGCTCCGTGGTGGAGCCCTTCATGCATTCCACCCTCCAGGTGGCGCGCGGCCGGGGCGAGCTGCAGACGATCACACAGGCGCAGCTGCTCCACCCCTACGGCAGCGCGCTCGCCGCGGACTACGACGCCTTCACCGCCGCCGCCGCGCTCGCTGAGACGGTCCAGCGGATCGCCGCGGTCGACGACGTCGGGCGGGCGGCCCAGTACCGCCTCTTCCACGGGGCCGTGGCAGCGCTGGCACGCCGGGCCCACGCCCCGCGGATGATCCTCCACTCGTTCGTGCTGCGGTCCCTCGCCCAGGCCGGCTGGGCGCCGTCGTTCTCGGCGTGCGCGCGCTGCGGCCGGCCCGGCCCCCACGCCGCGGTGAACGTCGGCCTCGGCGGGGCGGTGTGCCAGCACTGCCGGCCTCCCGGCTCCACCCACCCGGCTCCGGAGACGCTGGCCCTGCTCGGCGCGCTCGCGCAGGGGGACTGGGAGGTCGTGGACGCCGCGGGGGAGGCCGCGCAGCGGGAGGCGGCCGGTATCGTGTCCGCTTACCTGCAGTACCACGCCGAGCGGCGGCTCGTCTCCCTGTCCGTCCTGGACCAGGGCATCACAGGCCCGACGCCGCCCGGTCCCGCCCGGTCTCCCGCCGAGAGGAGCGCATGA
- a CDS encoding isoprenyl transferase codes for MTVSPSPCLTPPPHPSGATAPRIDPRFIPRHVAIVMDGNGRWANQRGLPRTEGHRAGEAALLDVVAGAVELGIGHVSAYAFSTENWKRSPDEVRFLMGFSRDVLRRQRDTLHSWNVRIRWNGRAPRLWTSVIKELREAEELTRHNTGTTLHMCVNYGSRAEITDAVQALAEEVAAGRMRPGDIREDTITRWLDRAYRAGERGIDVTPDVDLFLRTSGEQRLSNYLLWQSAYAELLFLDVLWPDVDRRTLWDAVEAYARRDRRYGGAVDAPGAG; via the coding sequence ATGACCGTCTCGCCCAGCCCCTGCCTCACGCCCCCGCCGCATCCGTCGGGTGCCACGGCCCCGCGGATCGACCCGCGCTTCATCCCGCGCCACGTGGCGATCGTGATGGACGGCAACGGGCGCTGGGCCAACCAGCGCGGTCTGCCCCGCACCGAGGGCCACCGCGCCGGCGAGGCGGCGTTGCTCGACGTCGTCGCCGGGGCTGTGGAGCTCGGGATCGGCCACGTCTCCGCCTACGCGTTCTCCACCGAGAACTGGAAGCGCTCCCCGGACGAGGTGCGCTTCCTCATGGGGTTCTCGCGGGACGTGCTGCGTCGGCAGCGGGACACGCTGCACTCATGGAACGTGCGGATCCGGTGGAACGGACGTGCGCCACGGCTGTGGACCTCCGTGATCAAGGAGCTGCGCGAGGCCGAGGAGCTCACGCGGCACAACACGGGCACCACGCTGCACATGTGCGTCAACTACGGCTCACGCGCGGAGATCACCGACGCCGTCCAGGCCCTGGCCGAGGAGGTCGCCGCTGGCCGGATGCGCCCCGGCGACATCCGCGAGGACACCATCACGCGCTGGCTCGACCGGGCCTACCGCGCGGGGGAGCGGGGGATCGACGTCACCCCGGACGTGGACCTCTTCCTGCGCACCTCCGGGGAGCAGCGGCTCTCCAACTACCTCCTGTGGCAGTCGGCCTACGCCGAGCTGCTCTTCCTGGACGTGCTCTGGCCCGACGTCGACCGGCGCACCCTGTGGGACGCCGTCGAGGCCTATGCCCGACGCGACCGGCGGTACGGCGGCGCGGTGGACGCGCCCGGCGCGGGCTGA
- the era gene encoding GTPase Era, which translates to MTSLLPPLVPEGHRSGFACLVGRPNAGKSTLTNALVGEKVAITSSKPQTTRHTIRGIVHRPDFQLVLVDTPGLHRPRTLLGERLNALVQETLSEVDVVGFCLPADEKIGPGDRFIAQQLAALRRTPVVAIVTKTDKADPAQVAEQLLAVTALGDEVLGPENGGKGFAAVVPVSAVAGRQVEDVETVLAELLPEGPPLYPDGELTDEPEVIMVAELIREAALEDVRDELPHSVAVVVEEMNPREGRPADRPLLDVYANVYVERDSQKGIIIGKGGSRLRQIGSDARKGIEKMLGTPVHLDLRVKVAKDWQRDPKHLHRLGM; encoded by the coding sequence ATGACCTCCCTGCTGCCCCCGCTCGTCCCGGAGGGCCACCGCTCCGGCTTCGCCTGCCTCGTGGGGCGGCCGAACGCCGGCAAGTCCACGCTCACCAACGCGCTCGTGGGGGAGAAGGTGGCCATCACCTCCTCCAAGCCGCAGACGACGCGGCACACCATCCGCGGGATCGTGCACCGGCCGGACTTCCAGCTCGTGTTGGTGGACACCCCCGGCCTGCACCGCCCTCGGACCCTGCTGGGCGAGCGGCTCAACGCCCTGGTGCAGGAGACGCTCTCCGAGGTGGACGTGGTGGGCTTCTGCCTGCCCGCCGACGAGAAGATCGGCCCGGGGGACCGCTTCATCGCCCAGCAGCTGGCCGCCCTGCGCCGCACCCCCGTCGTGGCGATCGTGACGAAGACGGACAAGGCCGACCCGGCGCAGGTGGCCGAGCAGCTGCTGGCCGTCACCGCGCTGGGCGACGAGGTGCTCGGCCCGGAGAACGGCGGGAAGGGCTTCGCCGCGGTGGTGCCGGTCTCCGCGGTGGCGGGCCGCCAGGTGGAGGACGTGGAGACCGTCCTGGCGGAGCTGCTGCCCGAGGGGCCGCCGCTGTACCCCGACGGCGAGCTGACGGACGAGCCCGAGGTGATCATGGTGGCCGAGCTGATCCGCGAGGCGGCCCTGGAGGACGTCCGGGACGAACTGCCGCACTCGGTGGCCGTGGTGGTGGAGGAGATGAACCCCCGCGAGGGGCGGCCGGCGGACCGGCCACTGCTGGACGTCTACGCGAACGTGTACGTGGAGCGCGACTCGCAGAAGGGGATCATCATCGGCAAGGGCGGCTCCCGACTGCGGCAGATCGGCTCCGACGCCCGCAAGGGGATCGAGAAGATGCTGGGCACGCCGGTGCACCTGGACCTGCGGGTAAAGGTCGCAAAGGATTGGCAAAGGGATCCCAAGCATCTTCATCGTCTGGGCATGTGA
- the ybeY gene encoding rRNA maturation RNase YbeY, whose translation MAIEIVNESGIDVPERDLLGMARHVYARLHVHELAETAVTVVDADRMAQLHEEWMDLPGPTDVMSLPMDEITPGAPEAPSEGVLGDVVLCPEVAAEQAARGGHTRDDELMLLLTHGMLHLLGYDHMDEEDRVEMFELQDRLVSEFLGRPAPAPTIED comes from the coding sequence GTGGCCATTGAGATCGTCAACGAGTCCGGGATCGACGTCCCGGAGCGGGACCTGCTGGGCATGGCCCGCCACGTCTACGCCCGGCTGCACGTCCACGAGCTGGCCGAGACCGCCGTGACCGTGGTGGACGCGGACCGGATGGCCCAGCTCCACGAGGAGTGGATGGACCTGCCCGGGCCCACGGACGTCATGAGCCTGCCGATGGACGAGATCACCCCCGGCGCCCCCGAGGCGCCGAGCGAGGGCGTGCTCGGCGACGTCGTGCTGTGCCCCGAGGTGGCAGCCGAGCAGGCCGCGCGCGGCGGGCACACCCGCGACGACGAGCTGATGCTGCTGCTGACGCACGGCATGCTCCACCTGCTGGGCTACGACCACATGGACGAGGAGGACCGCGTCGAGATGTTCGAGCTCCAGGACCGGCTCGTGAGCGAGTTCCTCGGCCGCCCCGCCCCGGCCCCCACCATCGAGGACTGA